Proteins encoded by one window of Musa acuminata AAA Group cultivar baxijiao chromosome BXJ2-9, Cavendish_Baxijiao_AAA, whole genome shotgun sequence:
- the LOC103999320 gene encoding uncharacterized protein LOC103999320 — protein sequence MANAGGAAFRWVLQLHRDVPRAARFYSEGLDFSVNVCTLRWAELQSGPLKLALMHSPSDITMQKGYSSMLSFTVADMNSTVTKLMSLGAELDGPIKYEIHGKVAALRCLDGHMLGLYEPA from the exons ATGGCGAATGCGGGCGGTGCGGCGTTCCGATGGGTGCTGCAGCTGCACCGGGACGTTCCGAGGGCCGCTCGGTTCTACTCGGAGGGCCTCGACTTCAGCGTCAACGTCTGCACCCTCCGGTGGGCCGAGCTCCAGTCCGGCCCCCTCAAGCTGGCACTCATGCACTCCCCCAG TGACATAACCATGCAGAAAGGATACTCTTCCATGTTATCCTTCACAGTAGCTGACATGAACAGCACAGTGACCAAACTAATGTCACTGGGAGCTGAGCTCGATGGCCCCATAAAGTATGAAATCCATGGCAAG GTTGCTGCCTTACGATGCCTTGATGGGCATATGTTGGGTCTCTATGAACCTGCATGA
- the LOC103999319 gene encoding ubiquitin-conjugating enzyme E2 10, producing MASKRILKELKDLQKDPPTSCSAGPVAEDMFHWQATIMGPPDSPYAGGVFLITIHFPPDYPFKPPKVAFRTKVYHPNINSNGSICLDILKEQWSPALTISKVLLSICSLLTDPNPDDPLVPEIAHIYKNDRNKYETTARSWTQKYAMG from the exons ATGGCTTCCAAGCGGATCTTGAAAGAGCTCAAGGATCTCCAGAAGGACCCCCCAACTTCATGCAGCGCAG GCCCTGTGGCAGAAGACATGTTTCATTGGCAAGCAACAATAATGGGTCCCCCAGATAGTCCTTATGCGGGGGGTGTCTTTCTAATTACCATCCACTTTCCTCCAGACTATCCATTCAAGCCACCCAAG GTAGCATTCAGGACAAAGGTCTACCATCCAAACATTAACAGCAATGGGAGCATTTGCCTTGACATCTTAAAGGAGCAGTGGAGCCCTGCATTAACCATTTCCAAG GTATTGCTTTCAATCTGTTCACTTCTGACAGACCCAAACCCTGATGATCCATTGGTCCCAGAGATTGCACACATTTACAAGAATGATAGGAACAAGTATGAGACCACTGCAAGAAGCTGGACCCAGAAGTACGCGATGGGTTAG